tacacccatgtttcgctattaacaatgttagtcccatgtaatagggggcgagtttgtcatataccgggcaagTTACCAAACcaaatagcactttgtccaaaCTAGGGAATGAACCTAAGACCATCATGATCAGCAGCCTGAGACAATATCGACCGCGACACAGAGAcgcaatcaattttattactgGAAAATAATTATGGGCCATGGAGAGAAACtactataaatattgaaaatcccactaaaaacatttcattcaaATGTTGCCAAATCGACCACATAAGGTTTGCCCTGTGAGAAAGATATAGGATCTCATGTAAAGCTggttaaaatgaaaaattatctATATCAAACAATCCTATTATGTCCATTTTAAACCAATGTTCAATCATGCGCtagattgaaatttaaaactacgatcttttttttttttttaaagcccactcccgcactaagaattgctcttgtgtcgcggggacttttacaaacatacaagcaacggacacaaagtacaaccagacccgaaacaattatttgtggatcgcacaaataattgtctcgtgtgggaatcgaacccgcgacctcccgacgcaacgattgcggcgtggtgacctaaaccactgcgccccTGACATTTGCTCGAGCGAATGgaatttgatttttgattcgATACTTGAATCAAGACTGCTGAAAACATGAATTCACTCAAAGGAAAcacacttatattttaaattaaacataactaCACTGCATTTCTGCATAAAATTTCTCATTAACCGAGAATCGAACCATGTCCTTACCTGTCGCCACGCATGGCCGGCGTACCCCGCGACCGCGAGGTAGTACGCGGGTCCCAACTCCGCGGCGCTCCCGGCCGTGGCCAGACAAGCGACGCTGGCTGCGAGCGTAGTGTATAGCGCGGGCCGAGTGTGCTTGCCGAATGTGAGGGCCGTggatttgattcccacacgaCGATCGTCTTCTTTATCCTGTCGAATAATTGTCAACGTCAAGTatcgtttttttaaagacatgtcacgcactaagaattgctcttgtgtcgcggagacttttacaaacatacaaacaacggacacaaagtacaactagacccgaaacaatttgtAGATCGCAgaattaattgttccgtgtggaaccGAAcacacgaccttccgacgcaatagtagcggcgtagcgacctaaaccactgcgccacggatgcAATCAGTAAGTCATAAATTGAATTGTAATTGCTTTATGAATTAAggcatatttgttttatttcataaacttttaacaattatttgaacTTAAACTAAGCTCACATTCCTAAACGACATCACAAGTCAATATAACCACAAATACAACAAAAGCTCCCGTTTTCACTCACCTGGTGTGCATATATAGTGTCATAGACCACAGTCCAGGCTAAAGCTCCCGCATACAGTGGAGCACAGACGGATAGGTCTACAGCTCCCTGCACCGCGCTGTAGCCGAGGAGAGCTCCCCAGTTGAATGTAGCTCCCAGGAATATTTGCGGGTAGTTTGTAAACCGCTTGGCCAGTGGGTATGTTACTACTAGAACTGTGAagaaaagatatttatttgttcatcAATCAATCTAGCctgtaaaatcaaaatcaaatcatttattcattcaggtcaaatgctgacacttatgatagtcaatgatacagagagtgaatttaccgccagttcggaaggtagggccaatgagaagagctggcaagaaattcctggccactcttttttatcgtcaaatagttttaacaatatttctattaggtataaatcattgatgatgtaaggagctgctaccaacactaccgaacacacataggtggTAGCTCCCAGCTAGCTCCCAGGAACAACATCGCTTGTGTGTGAGGTGAGATATCTCCCCCCACCCCCGCCCCCACTACAACAACAAGCTACTCACGCATGCTGCTAGCTCCCAGCACGTCCAGGAACAACATCGCCTGTGTGTGAGGTGAGATATCTCCCCCCACCCCCGCCCCCACTACAACAACAAGCTACTCACGCATGCTGCTAGCTCCCAGCACGTCCAGGAACAACATCGCTTGTGTGTGAGGTGAGATATCTCCCCCCACCCCCGCCCCACTACAACTACAAGCTACTCACGCATGCTGCTAGCTCCCAGCACGTCCAGGAACAACATCGCTTGTGTGTGAGGTGAGATATCTCCCCCCACCCCCGCCCCACTACAACAACAAGCTACTCACGCATGCTGCTAGCTCCCAGCACGACCAGGAACAACATCGCTTGTGTGTGAGGTGAGATATCTCCCCCCACCCCGCCCCCACTACAACAACAAGCTACTCACGCATGCTGCTAGCTCCCAGCACGGCTAGGAACAACATCACTTGTGTGTGAGGTGAGATATCTCCCCCCACCCCAGCCCCACTACAACAACAAGCTACTCACGCATGCTGCTAGCTCCCAGCACGGCTAGGAACAACATCGCTTGTGTGTGAGGTGAGATATCTCCCCCCACCCCAGCCCCACTACAACAACAAGCTACTCACGCATGCTGCTAGCTCCCAGCACGGCTAGGAACAACATCGCTTGTGTGTGAGGTGAGATATCTCCCCCCACCCCCGCCCCCACTACAACAACAAGCTACTCACGCATGCTGCTAGCTCCCAGCACGGCTAGGAACAACATCGCTTGTGTGTGAGGTGAGATATCTCCCCCCACCCCCGCCCCCACTACAACAACAAGCTACTCACGCATGCTGCTAGCTCCTAGCACGTCCAGGAACAACATCGCTTGTGTGTGAGGTGAGATATCTCCCCCCACCCCCAGCCCCACTACAACAACAAGCTACTCACGCATGCTGCTAGCTCCCAGCACGTCCAGGAACAACATCGCTTGTGTGTGAGGTGAGATATCTCCCCCCACCCCCGCCCCCACTACAACAACAAGCTACTCACGCATGCTGCTAGCTCCCAGCACGGCTAGGAACAACATCGCTTGTGTGTGAGGTGAGATATCTCCCCCCACCCCCGCCCCCACTACAACAACAAGCTACTCACGCATGCTGCTAGCTCCCAGCACGGCTAGGAACAACATCGCTTGTGTGTGAGGTGAGATATCTCCCCCCACCCCCGCCCCCACTACAACAACAAGCTACTCACGCATGCTGCTAGCTCCCAGCACGACGCTGTAGCAGTTGAGCTGCATGAGCACTGCGAGCGCCGCACACAGCTGCGCGGCTAGGAACAACATCGCTTGTGTGTGAGGTGAGATATCTCCCCCCACCCCCGCCCCCACTACAACAACAAGCTACTCACGCATGCTGCTAGCTCCCAGCACGTCCAGGAACAACATCGCTTGTGTGTGAGGTGAGATATCTCCCCCCACCCCCGCCCCCACTACAACAACAAGCTACTCACGCATGCTGCTAGCTCCCAGCACGACGCTGTAGCAGTTGAGCTGCATGAGCACTGCGAGCGCCGCACACAGCTGCGCCGCTAGGAACAACATCGCTTGTGTGTGAGGTGAGATATCTCCCCACACCCCCGCCCCCACTACAACAACAAGCTACTCACGCATGCTGCTAGCTCCCAGCACGACGCTGTAGCAGTTGAGCTGCATGAGCACTGCGAGCGCCGCACACAGCTGCGCGGCTAGGAACAACATCGCTTGTGTGTGAGGTGAGATATCTCCCCCCACCCCCGCCCCCACTACAACTACAAGCTACTCACGCATGCTGCTAGCTCCCAGCACGACGCTGTAGCAGTTGAGCTGCATGAGCACTGCGAGCGCCGCACACAGCTGCGCGGCTAGGAACAACATCGCTTGTGTGTGAGGTGAGATATCTCCCCCCACCCCCGCCCCCACTACAACTACAAGCTACTCACGCATGCTGCTAGCTCCCAGCACGACGCTGTAGCAGTTGAGCTGCATGAGCACTGCGAGCGCCGCACACAGCTGCGCCGCTAGGAACAACATCGCTTGTGTGTGGGATATCGCGCCCGTTACTAGTGGACGGTTCTTTGTTCGTTCTACCTGCGAAAcaaattgtgttaaaattaattgcaaaaGCAGTGTTAGCCGAGAGgtttaagttggtacctcccacgcaagtggtagCAGGTTCGAACaagaggcaacacaccaatagcCGGGTCCTGATTGAGCGAGGCAATAACTAGGTCACTTTTCTATCgagatcgaaatgagcgggagcgagatattgcctcgcgaggctgctcgctcagtcaggacCCGGCTAATGGCGTAACTACCGGCTGGCAAGTTGGCAGAATGCCACAGACCCCCAGCCGGAATAGGCCCCCGATTAGACGAGAATCCTAACTcccaacatttattattaatcatacatgtttagtaaattaaagttttgcccgatttatttttgttcaaaatcaaaatcaaatcatttattcatataggtcaaatgctgacacttatgatagtcaatgatacagagagtgaattttgTTACTAACTCAGTTGcataaacaagtaataaaaaaaattataaaaatcaaagaaTTTGCAAGCGTTTTTTGTATTGGGTGGAGGGGGCCCATGCGATGAATTTGCCACGGGCCTCGTTACGCCATTGTCTATATTCTTATGTTAAATTCACCTTAGCGTCTACATCTCTGTCCCACAGATCATTAATAGTACATCCAGCTCCTCTCATAAGACCGGCGCCCACAAGGAACAAGCCGGCCGTCTGTAGCGTCGCTTGCAGCGGCACGttgccgggaatcgaacctaggGCTATCGACCATGCGCATGGCCAGTATAGCAGGTATAcacctgaaacaaaataacaagaattaggaacatttattttgatgaaaatccAAATACGGGAATAGCGAATTTGTTCGCCCGGACTTTACTTTCGTACATAGTTCATTTTTTACTGCCTCCATGGCCCAGTGGTTAATGTTGCCAGACCACTACTCGAAAGgccgtgggtttgattcctacatggaacaattatttgtgcggttcAAAAATGGTTGTTGAAAGTAGACCtgtttatttaactttgtaCTACTTGCTACcaaccttttaaaaataaataataccttaaCTGCAAAGTCTTTCTGTAAAAATGGCTCACCCATCTTAATCCAAACCTGATCATAGTAACTTAACATAATAGTACACACCTATAGGTCTGTCCCATCGTGCCAGCTTCACGTAAGGGTCCACCTTCTCCTTCCAGAAGCTGGTGGTGAGCTGTTCCTCCTTGTGCTTTATATCCTCGTACACTATCTTAGGAGTGGATGTCTCAATGACCACCTTCTGACGGTGCTGGTCACTTTGTGTTGAGTGGACTCGGGAGATTTCATATCTGAAAAgaattctttattaatttctgTGGTCTATTTGGTTACCGGTTGTAAGGTTTTCGGGTTTAATTCCCAGGTCAGGCAAGGTCTTAATGGTTACTACTACTGTGGTTTATGCAAGTGTCGATTACAAAGTCAAAGGTTCGAATTCTAGATAAGGCAGAGTTCTGTTTTGACAGTTTCCATTGAAGTGTTTCTCGAATGTAGCTGGGAGTTAGGTAAGGCTATAGACTTGCCCATATTACAAGACACCAACAAAGCCCGTGTACAGTGCACAAGTTATCCCAGTGAGAAGGTATATTGATATGACGAGTAAAACATCAGATTCAGGGCCAACAACTTAACATGCTCTCTGAAACACAGAGGTCTCATACTCTAATATTTAACAGTAACTGGGAATATCATGACAGTAAttcctaaaaaaaaaatgttggcaTGACCTAGGATTTGAATCCAACACCTCTACATTTCAACCGCATACATAATATCTGTTgcgtaataaatacttattttgttttgtttattatttgaattttgcCAACTAAACATCCTATCACTGGGTATCCGTCAAGCAATAgtcttatacataaatatgtacctGTAATTGAACTTCTTCAAATAAACTTGTCCGCACAAACACGAGTACACTCTAGTACTCTGCACTTCATTTAATTTCAATGTGTTTTGTATCAACTTGGTTAACTGTACGTGTTTGTACATCTTAATACTATTGCTTAACATATTTGGTGGGTAGACACAGCACTCGGTTCTGTAAAGAAtaagaaaacttaattttagtttattatagcAATGATACGCAACCACCTAGGTCTTTTCATTGTCAGCGATACTGCATTTGAATGGGAAGAGAAACTGTTGTTTGGGAACTACTGGgtccaaagaaaaatatttatgataatataaattcataggCATCACTTTCCACAAGCCATACAAACTCTTTAgctaatgttttaaacaatatatattaaacaatatagaTCTGTGGTTATTGttgatataatatcataattatgcATAAATATGCACTAATTAACTAAAAGTAATAACTTATATCACCTACTTTATCTGAAGGCTGAATAACACTTCCctgttcattaaaaaaaaacaaattaaaaaaaagtctaactagattttaataaaaaaatgctaatgTTATTAGACTACAGGAAGTAATTAATTCACTTTTAGTAACACTGTCGAGACAGGAATCGTAACATTTGTAAGTTACAAAAGAAATTATGACATTTCTATCGCAAGTATTACGACTTTTTGCGACTTACCTAACATAACCTTTACGTTAtacattaaatgtattataacaCATGActcacctttataatattacgtttgAAGGAAAACAACACACAGCAATTACCCGTAATTCGAgtttatgcaaaaaataaatctgtttttcAGCCGCTAAGGTTAGTGTCAATTTCAAGGCCACATTACTATTGTTACCACTTTAAAGACATAAAAAGgtgtttgtaatataatttagcgcgaaattaacattaataaatgctatttctgatataaataaataattaaaataaatatttcgtgtttatttCAATGTGCGCGCGCATGACACTgacgtttcaagtgttttttcATTACGTAAATATCGTAATGTCGTTCGAAAACGTGTACTCTGAACTTATAATGTCATCAGCATTAGGCAGTTTTCTTACGCACATAACAAGAAATTCTGATATtgcctaaaaataataaacatatgcTTTATGGCAATAGTATTTGTTACACTAAAAACATTAAGTTTTCTGCTTAATAACAACTCAAGCagataataaaaacatgaataaataattctgaACGAAGCCCCAAATACACATGCATGTCAAAAGTCAAATCAAAAATAAGTCAAAATACTGAGAGAAATTAcgattttttggaaaaaaatacaaacaaacacaatgtTTCTTCTTTCTGATATAaaccataaaataattacattacagactcgttaattaaataaacaatcgCCTGGTATCATTGTAAGGTAAGCTAAGAACCGCTCTTCAATCATTGAAAACATTTCTTTGCCTGGTatcgaaaaaattaaaaaaaaaacgagtaACCGGCGCATTTTTATGGTGTTAAATTGTATAGCCGGCGTTTATACTATCTTTTACAATATCTGTATCTCAGAAAACATACGTATATGTTGCAGAAACCAAACAATCGTTGATAGCAGGTAGAAGGTGATTATTTTTAGTCTTACTACCTGTCATATATAACTGATCGTTTCGGACCCATTCGTACTTAATATCACGCTTCTTATgcccgaagatgtaggcagaagtttgtaaggatcatactaATTGGCGTTTTTGTGGTCACTGTTTACCCTTatgggaagaaggtgtgattttatgtatgtttgtatgtagaaGTAAGAAGACCCATTTGTATTTATTCCTACACCCACTTCGCCATAAACAAAGGAAGAGGCCAAATGCTGGGCAATTAACTAACCTCTGGACTCTTCTCCCAAAAAATCTATAGTcttaaattgtaacaaaaacgaATAGTCCTTTGCCCAACCTGAGAATAGAACCTGGAACCTAACAATTAGCAGTGGGATACTCAACCAATTGCTCCAAAAAGCAATCTAGagatattaatgtattattctTCTACCTAATTTCAGGTCAACATAGTGTGAAAACAAGATGGCTCCTAGAAAGAATATTACTGATGATGAAAGAATATACCAATGTCCATATTGTAGGAAGGTaagattatttatatcaatCTATGTATTAATATGAGAAACAAAAACTTTGGAcccctttttacgaaaaatatgcAGTTGCAGTAGtttgaaatttggcacacttacagtttatgtgAAGGAGGAGTGCTgaacgcaaatattttttaataataatgcttattaaatttaacccattactgtcctcaataaatgtattaaacaaattttaggcatgcaaggtttcctcacgatgttttccttcactgttggagcatgtgattattatttctaatacacacataacttctaaaagtcattggtgtgttgcctcgggtcgAACCTGCCACCACTTGCGTGgtaggtgccaacttaaaccactcggctatcactgctcaataataatgcttattaagtacattaaatcaataaataaaactactaaattgctcttgtatcgcagGGACTTTGATAAACATATAAACAAGACAagtaactatttgtggatctcacaaataataattgttctgtCTGAATCGGCACGGCAGCAatcagaataataatatttattttcttttcaggcCTTCAAAGACCAATCCAGCTTCTACTTCCACAAAAGCTTGCACACATCAAACACAGTGTACAGTTGTGAC
Above is a window of Anticarsia gemmatalis isolate Benzon Research Colony breed Stoneville strain chromosome 30, ilAntGemm2 primary, whole genome shotgun sequence DNA encoding:
- the Coq2 gene encoding ubiquinone biosynthesis protein COQ2, mitochondrial, with the protein product MLSNSIKMYKHVQLTKLIQNTLKLNEVQSTRVYSCLCGQVYLKKFNYRYEISRVHSTQSDQHRQKVVIETSTPKIVYEDIKHKEEQLTTSFWKEKVDPYVKLARWDRPIGVYLLYWPCAWSIALGSIPGNVPLQATLQTAGLFLVGAGLMRGAGCTINDLWDRDVDAKVERTKNRPLVTGAISHTQAMLFLAAQLCAALAVLMQLNCYSVVLGASSMLLVVTYPLAKRFTNYPQIFLGATFNWGALLGYSAVQGAVDLSVCAPLYAGALAWTVVYDTIYAHQDKEDDRRVGIKSTALTFGKHTRPALYTTLAASVACLATAGSAAELGPAYYLAVAGYAGHAWRQIYTLDTENPEDCAKKFKSNSACGLIILLGILAGGYNKYLANKRNNPEQHATGSCFFS